One part of the Tistrella bauzanensis genome encodes these proteins:
- a CDS encoding ABC transporter permease, translating into MRELASTFFRHPSGIVGAILLVAVIAMALGAPVLFPESPWEMIGAPFEPPLSEGLPFGSDTLGRDVAAGIAWGARVSLIIGIASALSAAGIGVIIGAAAGYFGGLVDDVLMRITELFQTIPGFVLAILLVSILSPSMATVIFAIAIVSWPPLARLTRAEFMSIATRDFVHAARCQGESALAIIIRHIMPNALSPIVVATSLTVATAILIESALSFLGLGDPNHMSWGFMVGSARTVIRQAWWTSVFPGIAILLTVVAVNLVGEALNDALNPRIARRGR; encoded by the coding sequence CACCCGAGCGGGATCGTCGGCGCCATCCTGCTGGTGGCGGTCATCGCCATGGCCCTGGGCGCGCCGGTTCTGTTTCCGGAAAGCCCGTGGGAGATGATCGGCGCGCCGTTCGAGCCGCCCTTGTCGGAGGGCCTGCCCTTCGGCTCCGACACGCTGGGCCGCGATGTCGCGGCCGGCATCGCCTGGGGCGCACGCGTCTCGCTGATCATCGGCATCGCCTCGGCGCTGTCGGCGGCCGGTATCGGGGTGATCATCGGCGCCGCCGCCGGCTATTTCGGCGGACTGGTCGATGACGTGCTGATGCGGATCACCGAACTGTTCCAGACCATTCCGGGTTTCGTGCTGGCCATCCTGCTGGTCTCGATCCTCTCGCCCAGCATGGCGACGGTGATCTTCGCCATCGCGATCGTGAGCTGGCCGCCGCTGGCCCGGCTGACCCGCGCCGAATTCATGAGCATCGCCACCCGCGATTTCGTTCATGCCGCCCGCTGCCAGGGCGAAAGCGCGCTGGCGATCATCATCCGCCACATCATGCCCAACGCGCTGTCGCCGATCGTGGTCGCCACCTCGCTGACCGTCGCCACCGCGATCCTGATCGAAAGCGCGCTGTCCTTCCTGGGGCTGGGCGATCCGAACCACATGTCCTGGGGCTTCATGGTCGGCTCGGCGCGGACCGTCATCCGTCAGGCCTGGTGGACCAGCGTCTTTCCCGGCATCGCCATCCTGTTGACGGTGGTCGCGGTCAATCTGGTGGGCGAGGCGCTGAACGACGCACTGAACCCGCGCATCGCGCGGCGGGGGCGGTGA